A genomic window from Candidatus Delongbacteria bacterium includes:
- a CDS encoding GNAT family N-acetyltransferase → MNKLIVSPITDDLDTLASWLSRKRWPFHRRVALARDDVLAQAAAGHFHNEETRSFWLAEEDARPFGFLRLFDLADPTPLFDLRIRADARGRGLGSASLRWATQHVFDHWPTASRFGGYTRHDNTAMCRVFERCGFTLEARHREAWRTEQGELLDTLGWFVLRREWPTAAEFRPRESTV, encoded by the coding sequence ATGAACAAACTGATCGTAAGCCCCATCACGGATGACTTGGACACGCTGGCCAGCTGGCTCAGCCGTAAGCGCTGGCCCTTTCATCGTCGAGTGGCCCTGGCCCGGGACGATGTGCTGGCCCAGGCCGCCGCGGGTCACTTTCACAATGAAGAGACGCGCAGTTTCTGGCTTGCGGAAGAGGACGCCCGACCCTTCGGCTTTCTGCGCCTTTTTGATCTGGCCGATCCGACACCGCTCTTCGATCTGCGCATCCGCGCGGACGCCAGGGGCCGCGGGCTGGGATCAGCCTCTCTGCGCTGGGCCACCCAGCATGTCTTCGACCACTGGCCAACCGCCTCTAGGTTCGGCGGCTACACCCGGCATGACAACACGGCCATGTGCCGGGTCTTCGAGCGCTGCGGCTTCACCCTGGAAGCCCGCCACCGCGAGGCCTGGCGCACGGAGCAGGGCGAGTTGCTGGATACGCTGGGCTGGTTCGTGCTGCGGCGGGAATGGCCGACCGCGGCTGAATTCAGGCCGCGGGAATCCACAGTCTGA
- a CDS encoding ATP-binding protein, protein MKLQHRFLLLLVLLHLSVGILCATLLWQDHRPFIFLLEALLGLSLWLFMRLVRANTLPLEIIADGSHFIRESDFTHTFVPSGSVEVNRLVELYNTLIVRLRDERHRQQEQHFFLEKVLEVSPAGIVTFTPDHRADYANPAARLMLDGDRGTTRLTRNTPIPPLPAELERAWRELNEGASSIVSLPGRKRVRLSRSSFLDQGFPRAVMILEELTKELMATERAAWEKLIRTLSHEINNSLGASQSLLRSCLEYARHLPEEERQEFQQALTVVMERGRHLSQFMNSYADVVRLPAPVPRLCDVMRVLQDLVSLQEPELGSRGIRLETRLDVSHWQALLDRPQLEQALINILRNAADALAQRHDTPGIIRISASEEQRQLQLEIADNGPGLSPGALENLFTPFFTTRPNGQGIGLTLVRDILGNHGLRFTLENSSEGGAVFRLWIPAA, encoded by the coding sequence TTGAAGTTGCAGCACCGCTTCCTGTTGCTGCTGGTGCTGCTGCACCTGTCGGTGGGAATTCTGTGTGCCACTCTGCTCTGGCAGGATCACCGCCCCTTCATCTTCCTGCTGGAAGCGCTTCTGGGGCTGTCGCTCTGGCTGTTCATGCGCCTGGTGCGCGCCAACACCCTGCCGCTTGAAATCATCGCCGACGGCAGCCACTTCATTCGTGAGAGCGATTTCACCCATACCTTCGTGCCCTCGGGCTCGGTGGAAGTCAATCGCCTGGTCGAGCTGTACAACACGCTGATCGTGCGCCTGCGTGACGAGCGCCATCGCCAGCAGGAACAGCACTTCTTCCTCGAAAAGGTGCTTGAGGTGAGCCCGGCGGGCATCGTGACCTTCACCCCGGACCACCGTGCCGACTACGCCAACCCGGCCGCGCGCCTGATGTTGGACGGTGACCGTGGTACAACCAGACTGACACGAAACACCCCGATTCCTCCCCTGCCCGCCGAGCTGGAGCGCGCCTGGCGCGAACTGAATGAAGGGGCCAGCAGCATCGTCTCCCTGCCCGGGCGCAAGCGCGTGCGCCTGAGCCGCAGCAGTTTTCTGGACCAGGGCTTTCCCCGCGCCGTGATGATCCTTGAAGAACTGACCAAGGAGCTCATGGCCACCGAGCGCGCGGCCTGGGAAAAGCTGATTCGCACCCTGTCGCACGAAATCAACAACAGCCTGGGCGCCAGCCAGTCGCTGTTGAGGTCCTGCCTGGAATATGCCCGCCACCTGCCCGAGGAAGAGCGTCAGGAGTTCCAGCAGGCACTGACCGTGGTCATGGAGCGGGGACGCCATCTGAGCCAGTTCATGAACAGCTACGCCGATGTGGTGCGGCTGCCGGCGCCCGTGCCGCGCCTCTGCGATGTGATGCGCGTGTTGCAGGATCTGGTATCGCTGCAGGAACCGGAACTCGGTTCGCGCGGGATCCGCCTGGAAACCCGGCTGGATGTGTCACACTGGCAGGCCCTGCTGGACCGGCCCCAACTGGAGCAGGCGCTGATCAACATCCTGCGCAACGCGGCCGATGCTCTCGCCCAGCGCCACGACACCCCGGGCATCATCCGGATCTCCGCCAGCGAAGAGCAGCGCCAGCTGCAGCTCGAGATTGCCGACAATGGCCCTGGCCTCAGTCCGGGTGCCCTCGAGAACCTCTTCACACCCTTCTTCACCACTCGCCCCAACGGCCAGGGCATTGGCCTGACTCTGGTGCGCGATATCCTGGGCAACCACGGCCTGCGCTTCACCCTCGAGAATTCCTCCGAAGGTGGCGCCGTGTTCAGACTGTGGATTCCCGCGGCCTGA
- a CDS encoding sigma-54-dependent Fis family transcriptional regulator, giving the protein MNARILIVDDDAAVCSSLGLLLKQSGYRVSTAATPGEALEAIASQPPDCVIQDMNFSRRTDGEEGIALLARTLERQPGLPVILITAWASVSMAVQGIKAGAADFITKPWSHEQVRQSVATALGLKDWRNPASSTRSPSRAQLDAAGDFSMVVGEDPALLALLDIVARTAHTEASVLITGESGSGKEVIADAIRRNSARRDGPMVKVNLGGLSGPLFDSELFGHVRGAFTDARSEREGRFERAQGGTIFLDEIGDLDAACQVKLLRVLQDRSYEKLGSSTPLPLDVRVISATNRDLGREIAEGRFREDLFFRLNLIPLRLPPLRERPADIEALARHFLQELAGRYPRVDTVLDPSAQGWLRTRLWPGNVRQLRQTIERAVLLADGTRITGEALSRAESLMPGGHQDSAPGSEARTLEDMEQRMIREAIRRHAGNLSQVAQELGITRSSLYRRLEKYGLKP; this is encoded by the coding sequence ATGAACGCACGCATCCTGATCGTGGATGACGATGCCGCCGTCTGTTCCTCCCTGGGGCTGCTGCTCAAGCAGTCCGGCTACCGTGTGAGCACGGCGGCCACACCCGGCGAGGCGCTGGAGGCGATCGCGAGCCAGCCTCCCGACTGCGTGATCCAGGACATGAACTTCTCCCGGCGCACCGATGGCGAGGAAGGCATTGCTCTGCTGGCACGCACCCTCGAGCGGCAACCCGGATTGCCGGTGATCCTGATCACGGCCTGGGCCAGCGTCTCCATGGCCGTGCAGGGCATCAAGGCCGGAGCCGCCGATTTCATCACCAAACCCTGGAGCCACGAGCAGGTGCGCCAGAGCGTGGCCACGGCCCTGGGGCTCAAGGACTGGCGCAATCCAGCAAGCAGCACACGCAGCCCCAGCCGCGCCCAGCTGGACGCTGCGGGGGATTTCTCGATGGTGGTGGGCGAAGACCCCGCCCTGCTGGCGCTGCTGGACATCGTGGCACGCACGGCGCACACCGAGGCCTCGGTGCTGATCACGGGCGAAAGCGGCAGTGGCAAGGAAGTGATCGCCGACGCCATCCGGCGCAACAGCGCACGCCGCGACGGTCCGATGGTGAAAGTGAACCTGGGCGGACTGTCCGGCCCACTTTTCGACAGCGAGCTTTTCGGTCATGTGCGCGGAGCCTTCACCGATGCGCGCAGCGAACGCGAGGGCCGCTTCGAGCGCGCCCAGGGCGGCACGATCTTTCTGGATGAGATCGGCGACCTGGACGCCGCCTGCCAGGTCAAGCTGCTGCGTGTGCTGCAGGACCGCAGTTACGAGAAGCTGGGCTCCAGCACGCCCCTGCCGCTGGATGTGCGCGTGATCAGCGCCACCAACCGCGACCTGGGCCGCGAGATCGCCGAGGGCCGTTTTCGCGAGGACCTGTTCTTCCGCCTGAACCTGATTCCCCTGCGCCTGCCGCCCCTGCGCGAGCGCCCCGCGGACATCGAAGCCCTGGCCCGCCACTTCCTCCAGGAACTGGCCGGACGTTACCCGCGTGTGGATACGGTGCTGGACCCCAGCGCCCAGGGCTGGTTGCGTACACGCCTCTGGCCGGGAAACGTGCGCCAGTTGCGCCAGACCATCGAGCGCGCGGTGCTGCTGGCCGATGGCACACGCATCACGGGCGAGGCCCTGTCACGCGCCGAATCCCTGATGCCCGGCGGTCACCAGGACTCCGCACCGGGCAGCGAGGCACGCACACTGGAAGACATGGAACAGCGCATGATCCGCGAGGCCATCCGGCGTCACGCGGGCAACCTGAGCCAGGTGGCCCAGGAGCTGGGCATCACGCGCAGCTCGCTCTATCGCAGGCTGGAGAAGTACGGATTGAAGCCTTGA
- a CDS encoding FtsX-like permease family protein, whose translation MIAHILRMIWNRKRANLLLLVEMLLSALVLFLVLSQLLFALQKYLTPLGFNRENVLALNVRPSADDATLNTRTMQEIQRELQTWPEIQAICAMTPIPYVNSTWRTSYEQAPAGFRSNIHLVHTGIQDALGAELSEGSWPSEADLGGARTPLVVTRQFVTEYWPDEADDLLTGRTSAIGRDIGDDEKRYRIVGVLPWLRPKGELMQPVPLMLRFETSDGSSENFIDGMLIRVGPGQMTGATEERITQLIQRLAPGWSISLNSLDHLRRSTLREKALPLLIAGLVVAFLLLMVGLGLIGVLWQSVTRRRAELGLRRALGATREQIGLQLLGEIAILSLLAMAGAWLIILQLPFLGFTKDIGWGIFMAALGLSTAMVLLLALLAGAYPGWLSTRIAPSEALHHE comes from the coding sequence ATGATCGCCCATATCCTGCGCATGATCTGGAATCGCAAGCGCGCCAACCTGCTGTTGCTGGTCGAGATGCTGCTCTCGGCCCTGGTGCTGTTCCTGGTGCTCAGCCAGCTGCTCTTCGCCCTGCAGAAGTATCTCACACCTCTGGGCTTCAACCGTGAGAACGTGCTGGCACTGAACGTGCGTCCGTCGGCGGACGACGCCACGCTGAATACGCGAACCATGCAGGAGATCCAGCGTGAGCTGCAGACCTGGCCCGAGATTCAGGCCATTTGCGCGATGACACCCATTCCCTATGTCAACAGCACCTGGCGCACCAGTTACGAACAGGCTCCGGCGGGATTCAGAAGCAACATCCACCTGGTGCACACGGGGATCCAGGACGCTCTGGGAGCCGAACTGAGCGAAGGAAGCTGGCCCAGCGAGGCGGACCTGGGTGGCGCGCGAACTCCCCTGGTGGTGACGCGGCAGTTCGTCACGGAGTACTGGCCCGATGAAGCGGACGACCTGCTCACGGGCCGAACCAGCGCCATCGGTCGCGACATTGGAGACGATGAGAAGCGCTACCGGATCGTGGGAGTCCTGCCCTGGCTGCGCCCCAAGGGCGAACTGATGCAGCCGGTGCCGCTGATGCTGCGCTTCGAGACGTCGGATGGAAGCTCCGAGAACTTCATCGACGGCATGCTGATTCGCGTCGGCCCGGGTCAGATGACCGGAGCAACGGAAGAACGCATCACACAACTGATCCAGAGGCTGGCTCCCGGCTGGAGCATCAGCCTGAACTCGCTGGACCACTTGCGCCGCTCGACCCTGCGCGAGAAGGCGCTGCCCCTGCTGATCGCGGGTCTTGTCGTGGCCTTTCTGCTGTTGATGGTGGGTCTGGGGCTGATCGGAGTCCTGTGGCAGAGTGTCACACGCAGGCGGGCCGAACTCGGGCTGCGCCGCGCTCTGGGCGCCACGCGCGAACAGATCGGCCTGCAGCTGCTGGGTGAAATTGCCATACTCAGCCTGCTGGCCATGGCGGGGGCCTGGCTGATCATTCTCCAGCTTCCCTTCCTGGGCTTCACCAAGGACATCGGCTGGGGCATCTTCATGGCGGCCCTGGGTCTTTCAACGGCCATGGTGCTGTTGCTGGCCCTGCTGGCGGGAGCCTATCCGGGCTGGCTGAGCACACGCATCGCGCCTTCGGAGGCCCTGCACCATGAGTAG
- a CDS encoding ABC transporter permease, with the protein MLKNTLKTALAVLRRKPFFTGVSLFAICFTLTVLMTATTLLENMSRPGLPIARQETLATLEYAQMWGPENDWTGNPGYRLLDTVLRDLPGVELASIHSDASPRLYWHEGEKHALDLKFTDAAFWRVFSFTILEGRLYDEAEVQAAEPLAVITRSTRDLLYPQGALDQSLRIGDRDFRVIGVVEDVPIYNKHPRSDVWVPLGNQASAAWRDNWMGSMLAAVRLTDSRVLPQVRAELARRCAEIDPDDGPGYDHISASLDSSPMDALARELLAPGTRGDTNSYLGRLAALIIGAALLFMSLPALNLVNLNLSRMLERASEIGVRRAFGATAGSLILQLLIENLLIVSAGGVLALGCTQLILDGIARSGLLQNASFHLNLRVFGLALVLVVVFSVLSGILPAWRTARLHPVHALKGNQR; encoded by the coding sequence ATGCTGAAGAACACGCTGAAGACGGCGCTGGCCGTGCTGCGGCGCAAGCCCTTCTTCACCGGGGTGAGCCTTTTTGCGATCTGCTTCACGCTGACCGTGCTGATGACGGCGACCACCCTGCTGGAGAACATGTCGCGCCCGGGGCTTCCCATCGCCCGGCAGGAGACGCTGGCGACTCTGGAGTACGCCCAGATGTGGGGGCCCGAGAACGACTGGACCGGCAACCCGGGCTACCGACTGCTGGATACGGTGCTGCGCGACCTGCCCGGTGTGGAACTTGCAAGCATTCACTCCGACGCCAGCCCCCGGCTGTACTGGCACGAGGGCGAGAAGCACGCGCTGGATCTCAAGTTCACCGATGCCGCATTCTGGCGTGTGTTCTCCTTCACCATCCTGGAAGGCCGACTGTACGACGAGGCCGAGGTGCAGGCGGCCGAACCACTGGCCGTGATCACGCGCAGCACGCGGGATCTTCTGTACCCGCAGGGCGCACTGGACCAGAGCCTGCGCATCGGCGATCGCGACTTTCGCGTGATCGGGGTTGTGGAGGATGTGCCGATCTACAACAAGCACCCCCGCAGTGATGTCTGGGTGCCGCTGGGAAACCAGGCCAGCGCGGCCTGGCGGGACAACTGGATGGGCAGCATGCTGGCCGCCGTGCGACTGACCGATTCGCGGGTGCTGCCGCAGGTGCGTGCCGAACTGGCACGACGCTGTGCGGAGATCGACCCCGACGACGGCCCCGGCTACGACCACATCTCGGCCAGTCTGGACTCCTCGCCCATGGACGCCCTGGCCCGGGAACTGCTGGCTCCCGGAACCCGCGGTGATACCAACAGCTACCTGGGACGCCTGGCCGCGCTCATCATCGGGGCCGCGCTGTTGTTCATGTCGCTGCCCGCACTGAACCTGGTCAATCTGAACCTCAGCCGCATGCTCGAGCGAGCCTCGGAGATCGGCGTGCGCCGCGCCTTCGGGGCCACGGCGGGCAGCCTGATCCTGCAACTGCTGATTGAAAATCTGCTCATCGTGAGCGCGGGTGGAGTGCTGGCCCTGGGCTGTACCCAGTTGATTCTCGATGGCATCGCCCGCAGCGGGCTGCTGCAGAACGCCAGCTTTCACCTGAACCTGCGGGTCTTCGGCCTGGCGCTGGTGCTGGTGGTGGTCTTCAGCGTGCTCTCGGGCATTCTGCCGGCCTGGCGCACGGCCCGCCTGCATCCCGTACACGCCCTGAAAGGAAACCAGCGATGA
- a CDS encoding ABC transporter ATP-binding protein, whose protein sequence is MLCLEDIEKVYRTDRIETQALSRISLDVRAGEFLSIMGPSGSGKSTLLNIMGLLDLPSSGRVLLEGKDVSRQRDRELARLRNRTIGFIFQSFHLVSDLSVLDNVEIPLLYRSMNGRERRASAQAALERVGLAARMSHTPGQLSGGQQQRVAIARAIVGQPALLLADEPTGNLDSVMGREIMEILLELNRAGTTIIMVTHDQQMADLTQRCVRLHDGRQVHQEALAC, encoded by the coding sequence ATGCTCTGCCTTGAAGACATTGAAAAAGTATACCGCACCGACCGGATCGAAACCCAGGCTCTCAGCCGGATCAGCCTGGACGTGCGGGCGGGTGAATTCCTCTCGATCATGGGTCCCTCCGGGTCGGGCAAGAGCACTCTGCTGAACATCATGGGTCTGCTGGATCTTCCCAGCAGCGGGCGGGTGCTGCTGGAGGGCAAGGATGTGTCACGCCAGCGCGACCGCGAGCTGGCCCGGCTGCGCAATCGCACCATCGGCTTCATTTTCCAGTCCTTTCACCTGGTCTCCGATCTGAGCGTGCTGGACAACGTGGAAATCCCCCTGCTCTACCGCTCCATGAACGGTCGCGAACGACGCGCGTCCGCCCAGGCCGCGCTGGAACGCGTGGGTCTGGCGGCACGCATGTCACACACTCCGGGCCAGCTTTCCGGTGGGCAGCAGCAGCGGGTGGCCATCGCCCGGGCCATCGTGGGACAGCCGGCCCTGCTGCTGGCCGACGAACCCACGGGCAACCTGGACAGCGTGATGGGCCGCGAGATCATGGAGATCCTGCTGGAACTGAACCGCGCGGGCACCACCATCATCATGGTGACCCACGACCAGCAGATGGCCGACCTGACCCAGCGCTGCGTGCGCCTCCACGATGGCCGCCAGGTGCACCAGGAGGCACTGGCATGCTGA
- a CDS encoding HlyD family efflux transporter periplasmic adaptor subunit, translated as MSSMDREIPLEQRQRTHRGRLLRVGLGGLLAILLVLGLRQLATPTVALADLRISTVQRARIEATLSASGLVKAEFEELLASPSDSRILKVHAHPGALLAAGDTLMQLDTREIRLELDRLADQIALTQAQLRQQSSEQERVQGDLRSERGILEEKIRYLEARRQQEEELYKRQLTTVWSLRQAERDENIARLELQGLDERIRHLKEGALAGNETLEIQIRLYRQDQQRAQEALSSACLVAPRECVLSWAVEQEGQAVSKGTPLARLANRDSWKVEASLSDVHAARLQVGQECRIGLNERQLVGHVDRVHPQIENGQVLFDVRLDDPRDPELHSNLRVDVDVIRESHDNALIVRRGPGTDGAGTRPKLFVVNGDHLERRDVICGLSNRDEVEVLQGVQEGERVVISGMNDWLHLETLTLK; from the coding sequence ATGTCGTCCATGGACCGCGAAATCCCCCTTGAACAGCGCCAGCGCACGCACCGGGGTCGCCTGCTGCGCGTGGGGCTGGGCGGATTGCTCGCGATCCTCCTTGTGCTTGGTCTGCGCCAGCTGGCAACACCCACGGTGGCGCTGGCCGATCTGCGGATTTCCACGGTCCAGCGAGCCCGCATCGAGGCCACTCTCTCGGCCAGTGGACTGGTCAAGGCGGAGTTCGAAGAGCTGTTGGCCAGCCCCAGCGATTCCCGGATTCTGAAGGTGCATGCCCATCCCGGCGCACTGCTGGCCGCCGGTGATACACTGATGCAGCTGGATACCCGCGAGATCCGCCTGGAGCTGGACCGCCTGGCCGACCAGATCGCCCTGACACAGGCCCAGTTGCGCCAGCAGTCCAGCGAGCAGGAACGCGTGCAGGGCGATCTGCGCAGCGAGCGCGGCATTCTGGAGGAAAAGATCCGCTATCTGGAGGCCCGCCGTCAGCAGGAAGAGGAACTCTACAAGCGCCAACTGACCACCGTGTGGAGTCTGCGTCAGGCCGAGCGCGACGAGAACATCGCCCGCCTGGAACTGCAGGGGCTGGACGAACGGATTCGCCATCTCAAGGAGGGCGCCCTGGCCGGCAACGAGACTCTCGAGATCCAGATCCGCCTGTACCGACAGGACCAGCAGCGCGCGCAGGAAGCCCTGAGCTCGGCCTGTCTGGTGGCCCCGCGCGAGTGCGTGCTGAGCTGGGCCGTGGAACAGGAGGGGCAGGCGGTCAGCAAGGGAACTCCCCTGGCACGCCTGGCCAACCGGGACTCATGGAAGGTGGAGGCCAGCCTCTCCGACGTGCACGCCGCACGCCTGCAGGTGGGTCAGGAATGCCGGATCGGCCTCAATGAGCGCCAACTGGTGGGTCACGTGGACCGTGTGCACCCCCAGATCGAGAACGGCCAGGTGCTCTTCGATGTGCGCCTGGACGACCCGCGCGATCCCGAACTGCACAGCAATCTGCGTGTGGACGTGGATGTGATCCGCGAAAGCCACGACAATGCCCTGATCGTGCGTCGCGGCCCCGGCACCGATGGTGCGGGCACCCGACCGAAACTCTTCGTGGTCAACGGAGACCACCTCGAACGCCGCGACGTGATCTGCGGCCTGAGCAATCGCGACGAAGTGGAAGTCCTGCAGGGAGTGCAGGAAGGCGAGCGCGTGGTGATCTCAGGCATGAACGACTGGCTGCATCTTGAAACATTGACTCTGAAATAG